A DNA window from Moorella thermoacetica contains the following coding sequences:
- the dpsA gene encoding dipicolinate synthase subunit DpsA, producing MGGMLTGIKVAMLGGDAREAILLEELLRQGAEVQACGLPEVPGGGGYACYDDPRATVRGVRVVILPVPGVNSEGRIHAPGSQQPLYFNQELAEAIPAGTLVLVGVARPLLKEMAITGGWQLVETADRDEMAILNSIPTAEGALMLAMQELPITLHGSRAFVLGLGRTGFTLARMLAGVGALVTVVDRGAADRARAYAEGWRAVAFTDLAGVIGEADVIFNTVPAQVLTASVLAATSPGVLIIDLASAPGGIDFAAATAMKRRAMLAPGLPGKVAPRTAGLILARLYPTLILECLERL from the coding sequence ATGGGTGGGATGCTAACAGGCATTAAAGTGGCAATGCTGGGGGGCGATGCCCGGGAAGCAATCCTCCTGGAGGAATTGCTGCGGCAGGGAGCTGAGGTCCAGGCCTGCGGCCTACCAGAAGTACCAGGAGGGGGCGGTTATGCCTGTTATGATGATCCCCGCGCGACCGTCCGGGGAGTACGGGTAGTCATCCTGCCGGTACCGGGGGTCAACTCCGAGGGCCGGATTCACGCCCCCGGGAGCCAGCAGCCCCTTTATTTCAACCAGGAACTGGCGGAAGCCATACCAGCAGGGACCCTGGTCCTGGTGGGAGTCGCCCGCCCCCTGCTCAAGGAAATGGCAATTACTGGGGGCTGGCAACTAGTTGAAACGGCAGATAGGGATGAAATGGCGATTTTGAACTCTATTCCTACTGCCGAAGGAGCCTTGATGCTGGCCATGCAGGAGTTGCCTATTACCCTCCACGGTAGCCGGGCCTTTGTCCTGGGGCTGGGGCGGACTGGTTTTACCCTGGCCCGCATGTTGGCCGGAGTAGGGGCCCTGGTAACGGTGGTCGACCGGGGCGCGGCCGACCGGGCGCGGGCCTATGCCGAAGGGTGGCGGGCGGTAGCCTTTACTGACCTGGCAGGAGTAATCGGGGAGGCAGATGTGATTTTTAATACTGTGCCCGCCCAGGTCCTGACAGCGTCCGTTTTGGCTGCCACCAGCCCGGGGGTCCTGATTATTGACCTGGCATCGGCTCCCGGTGGGATAGATTTTGCCGCTGCTACCGCCATGAAACGCCGGGCCATGCTGGCACCCGGGCTACCGGG